The Caproicibacterium amylolyticum genome includes the window GGCCGATACGTTCGTCACAATCCTTTGTGGAGTTGTAAACAGTATCGCCGGCATTCATTTTACCGGAATAAACGCGGAAGTAGCACAACTTACCAACAAACGGATCAGTTGCAATCTTAAATGCAAGAGCCGAGAAAGGCTCTTCATCAGATGCATGGCGGTCTTCTTCCTCACCAGTATCCACATTTGTACCGCGGATAGCCGGGATGTCGGTCGGAGCCGGCATGTAGTCAACAATCGCATCCAGAAGTTTCTGAACACCCTTGTTCTTATAGGAAGTACCGCAGGTAACTACAACCAGCTTGTTGTTAATGGTTGCCTTACGCAGAGTAGCAACAATCTCGTCCTTTGTAATTTCTTCGCCGGAGAGATATTTCTCCATTAAAGCATCGTCCTGCTCAGCAACGTGCTCAATCAGAGAAGTGTGGTACTCTTCTGCCTTTTCACGCATGTCTTCCGGAATTTCTTCCACGCGCATGTCCTTGCCCATTTCATCATAATAGATATCTGCTGTCATGGAAACAAGGTCAATGATACCGCGGAAAGAGTCTTCTGCGCCAACCGGCAGCTGAATCGGCACCGGTGTGCAGTTCAGACGTTCCTTCATCATGTCAATAACATTGTAGAAGTCAGCGCCCATGATATCCATCTTATTGACATACGCCATGCGCGGCACGCCGTATTCCTCAGCCTGACGCCAAACAGTCTCAGACTGCGGCTCAACGCCGCCCTTTGCTGCGAAGACGGTTACAGAACCATCCAGCACACGCAGGGAACGTTCAACTTCAACTGTGAAGTCAACGTGGCCGGGGGTGTCAATAATATTGATACGATAATTTCTGTTCTTATCGGGGTCACCAAAGAACTCGCTGTGAGTCCAAAAGCAGGTCGTTGCAGCGGAAGTAATGGTAATGCCGCGCTCCTGCTCCTGTGCCATCCAGTCCATGGTGGCTGCGCCGTCATGCACTTCACCGATCTTGTGGTTAACACCGGTGTAGTACAGGATACGTTCAGTTGTTGTCGTTTTACCAGCATCGATATGAGCCATGATGCCGATATTACGAGTGTGATCAAGTGATACCTGCCTAGGCATTAATTACCCTCCATTCGTTCTGCAAACGCCTGCAGCATTACCATCTGTAATGTGCAAAAGCTCTGTTTGCTTCAGCCATCTTATGCGTATCATCACGCTTCTTGGCTGCGCCGCCTGTACCGTTAACAGCATCCATAATTTCTCCTGCAAGACGCTCTTTCATGGTACGCTCAGAACGCAAACGGGAATACGCTGTCATCCAGCGCAGGCCCAGAGTCTGCCGACGCTCAGGACGGACTTCCATAGGGACCTGATAGGTTGCACCGCCAACGCGGCGTGCCTTAACTTCCAGAGAAGGCATGACATTTTCCATGGCAGCCTCAAAAACCTCCAGAGGTTCTTTTCCGGTCTTCTCTTTAATAATATCGAAAGCGCCATAAACGATCTTCTGGGCTACGCCCTTCTTACCGTCAATCATGATATTATTCACGAGACGTGTGACTAACTTCGAATTATACAGCGGATCGGGCAGCACGTCCCGCTTCGCAATATTGCCTCTTCTTGGCACTTTACTTCCCTCCTTCACATAAATGATATCATAGGTACTCGAAAATGAATCTTCCCGTCAGGCCAGCAAAAAGCGCTTATATAAACGCCGCTTGCAACTCCCGCTAAAGCAGAAGCTGGCAGCCGTAAGGTTTTCGTCAGTTTCAGTCCTGTCTTACTTGGCAGCCTTTCCTGCCTTGGGGCGCTTAGCGCCGTACTTGGAACGGGCCTGCATACGCTTGGCAACACCCTGCGCATCCAATGTGCCGCGGATGATATGGTAACGTACACCAGGCAGATCCTTAACACGGCCGCCGCGAACCATAACGACGGAGTGCTCCTGCAGGTTGTGACCAACACCGGGGATATAGGCTGTAACTTCCATTCCGTTGGAAAGACGCACACGGGCAATCTTACGCAGAGCAGAGTTCGGCTTCTTCGGCGTAGCAGTTTTCACAGCTGTGCAGACACCACGCTTTTGCGGGGAGTTCTGGTCGATAGCCGCACGTTTCTTAGCATTCCAGCCTTTCAGCAGTGCCGGAGCCTTTGCTTTCTTTTCGGCGACTTCACGTCCGGTATGAACCAATTGGTTAAATGTGGGCATAGTACACCTCCTAACTCAGATTTTGGACAATTTATGTTATGCAGATTTCTCTGCGTAACAGCTGCTTTACACACCGAATCCCACCCCGGCAATTTGCAGAGGTGGGAAAGTATGCGATTTACGATGAAATGGCCGCAATCTCGTGCCAAACCATCACAATTCGTTATTATACAGCTATACTGCTGTATTTGTCAAGCCCTCTTCTCCTTTTTCAGAAGAAGTCTTTTCAAGCTGCACATTTGCATAGTGCTTCATGCCTGTACCGGCAGGAATCAGCTTGCCGATAATGACGTTTTCCTTCAGACCCATGAGCGGGTCAACCTTGCCCTTGATGGCAGCGTCGGTCAACACACGCGTTGTTTCCTGGAAAGAAGCGGCAGAAAGGAAGGAATCAGTTGCCAAAGAAGCCTTTGTAATACCGAGCAGGGTGGGCGTGCAGGTTGCTTCCCGCAGATTGGACTCACCCGCAGCAATACGGTCGCGAATCTGCTGGTTGACAGCTTCGAATTCCAGCTTCTCCACCATGGAGCTAGGAAGAAGATCGGTATCGCCGGCTTCCTCAACACGTACTTTCTTCATCATCTGACGCACAATAACTTCGATGTGCTTATCGTTGATATCAACGCCCTGCAAACGGTAAACGCGCTGCACTTCTTCAATCAGATAATCCTGCACCGCTTCAACACCGCTGATAGCAAGAACATCATGCGGATTCACAGAACCTTCTGTAATCCGGGTGCCGGCCTTGATACGCTGTCCTTCCTGCACTGTAACGCGAGAACCAAACGGAATCAGGTAGCTCTTAGACTGCCCATCATCGCCTGTGACCACAACATGGCGGTTCTTCTTGATTTCTTCAAACGTAACTTTGCCAGGAATCTCACTGATAATTGCAAGATGCTTTGGTTTGCGTCCCTCAAACAGTTCTTCAACACGCGGAAGACCCTGTGTAATATCTTCGGCGTTTGCAATACCGCCGGTATGGAAGTTACGCATGGTCAGCTGTGTGCCAGGTTCGCCGATGGACTGTGCCGCAACAATACCAACAGCTTCACCAACGGTCACTTCCGTGCCGGTCGCAAGGTTTAGACCATAGCATTTCTTGCAGACACCGTGCTTAGAACGACAACCTAAAATAGAACGAATCATAATACGTTCTACACCGCGGCCAACAATAATGTCCGCATCTGCATCCGTCATCATTTTGTCCTTGCTGACTAGCACTTCGCCAGTTTCTTCGTCAACAAAATCTTCCACCAGGAAGCGGCCAACCAGACGTTCATGCAGGGATTCAATGACTTCATTGCCTTCCTTGATATCATAAATTTCAAGGCCGCTAGTAGCGCCGCAGTCATCCTCACGAATAATAACATCCTGAGAAACATCAACCAAGCGGCGGGTCAGGTAACCAGAGTCAGCAGTACGCAGAGCAGTATCGGTCAAACCTTTACGGGCACCACGGGAAGAAATGAAGTATTCCAAAATGTTCAGACCTTCACGGTAGTTCGCGCGAATCGGGACTTCAATGGTTTCACCGGAGGTATTTGCAATCAGTCCACGCATACCGGCCAGCTGACGAATCTGACTCATAGAACCACGAGCACCGGAATCTGCCATCATGAAAATAGGATTGTAGCGGTCAAGGTTCTTCTGCAGGGCGTCAGATACTTCATCGGTTGCTTTGTTCCATGTGCTGATAACCGCCATATGACGTTCTGCATCAGAGAGAAAACCGTTTTTGTACTGATCCGAAATCATATCCACGCGCTCTTCTGTTTTCTGCAGAATCTCTTTCTTCTGCGGTGGAATTGTTGCATCACAAACAGCAACCGTAATGCCAGACAAGGCAGAGTACTTGTAACCCTGTGCCTTAATGCTGTCCAGAACTTCACTGGTTCTTGCAGTGCCGTGGGTCTTTATGCACTTTTCAATGATCTTGCCCAACTGCTTCTTGCCAACCAAGAAGTCAATCTCAAACTTAAAGAGATTTTCGGGCTTAGAGCGGTCAATAAAGCCCAAATCCTGTGGAATCGGGCGGTTAAAGATAATCTGACCAACCGTGGTATCCACCAGTGATTCGCGCATTTCCCCATTAATCTCGAGGCGGCGGCGAACTTTGATTTTTGCATGAATCTCGATGGCCTTGGCATCATATGCCATAATCGCTTCATCGACATCCTTGAAAATCTTACCCTCGCCCTTTTCGCCGTCACGGTCAAGCGTCAGCCAGTAAGAGCCCAGGATCATATCCTGTGTAGGAACCGTAACCGGCTTGCCGTCAGAAGGCTTCAGCAGGTTGCCGGCTGCCAGCATCAGGAAGCGTGCTTCCGCCTGTGCCTCACTGGAAAGCGGCACATGAACAGCCATCTGATCGCCGTCAAAGTCCGCATTGTATGCCGTACAGGCCAGTGGATGCAGCTTCATGGCACGGCCTTCAACCAGTACAGGTTCAAAAGCCTGAATGCCCAGACGATGCAGTGTAGGTGCACGGTTTAGCAGAACCGGATGATTTTTGATTACAATTTCCAGCGCATCCCAAACTTCCGGCTTCGCGCGCTCAACCGCTTTACGGGCAGCTTTGATGTTTCCCTCTGTTCCGGTTTCCACTAAGCGCTTCATGACAAACGGTTTGAACAGTTCCAGTGCCATTTCCTTTGGCAGGCCGCACTGATACATTTTCAGTTCCGGACCAACCGCAATAACGGAACGGCCGGAGTAGTCAACACGCTTGCCCAGCAGGTTCTGGCGGAAACGTCCCTGCTTGCCCTTAAGCAGGTCAGACAAAGACTTCAGCGGGCGGTTGTTCGGACCGGTGACCGGTCTGCCGCGGCGGCCATTGTCAATCAGCGCATCCACTGCTTCCTGCAGCATGCGCTTCTCGTTGCGCACAATAATATCCGGTGCATGCAGTTCCAGCAAACGCGCAAGGCGGTTGTTGCGGTTGATAACACGGCGGTACAGATCATTCAGGTCGGAAGTCGCAAAACGACCGCCGTCCAGCTGTACCATAGGACGCAAGTCCGGCGGAATGACCGGAACAGCGTCAAGAATCATCCACTCCGGGCGATTGCCGGACTGGCGGAATGCCTCCATAACTTCAAGCCGTTTTAGAATACGCACACGCTTCTGACCGGTCGCGTTTTCCAATTCAGCTTTCAGCTCCTTGGACTCCTTTTCCAAGTCGATTTCTTCCAACAGTTTTTTAATAGCTTCCGCACCCATACCTGCCTGAAAATCATCTTCATACTTTTCACGCAGATCGCGGTATTCCTTTTCAGTCAGAAGCTGTTTTTTCTGCAGTTCACGCACATCGCCGGGGTCTGTTACAATATAACTTGCAAAGTACAGAACCTTTTCCAGCATACGCGGTGAAATATCCAGGATCAATCCCATGCGGGACGGAATACCTTTAAAGTACCAGATATGCGACACCGGAGCGGCCAGCTCAATGTGACCCATACGCTCACGGCGAACCTTAGCGCGGGTAACTTCAACACCGCAGCGGTCGCAGATTTTGCCCTTATAGCGGATACGCTTGTACTTGCCGCAGTGGCATTCCCAGTCCTTAGTAGGCCCAAAAATGCGTTCGCAGAACAAGCCGTCACGTTCCGGCTTCAGCGTACGGTAGTTAATGGTTTCCGGCTTTTTCACTTCGCCATGGGACCATTCGCGGATCTTTTCGGGAGAAGCAAGGCCAATTTTGATTGATTCCAGTGTGTTAAATTCCATGTAGCAAAATCCCCCTGTCAGTCTGCCGTATCAATATCATCCAGTGAAATGTCCAGGTCGTCTTCCCCGTCTGTGCCCTCACTGCTACTGTCGTCACCGTCACCACTTACATAGCTGTCAGGGCCGTCATAAAGGGCATCGTCTGCTTCATTCACGGAATAGCCGTCCAGATTGTCAGCAACATCCGGCTCGTCAAAGTTGCCGCCGTTTGGTGAGAAGCCCATATCATCGTCATCGTCAAAGGTCTGGCGCAGGTCGAT containing:
- the fusA gene encoding elongation factor G, with the protein product MPRQVSLDHTRNIGIMAHIDAGKTTTTERILYYTGVNHKIGEVHDGAATMDWMAQEQERGITITSAATTCFWTHSEFFGDPDKNRNYRINIIDTPGHVDFTVEVERSLRVLDGSVTVFAAKGGVEPQSETVWRQAEEYGVPRMAYVNKMDIMGADFYNVIDMMKERLNCTPVPIQLPVGAEDSFRGIIDLVSMTADIYYDEMGKDMRVEEIPEDMREKAEEYHTSLIEHVAEQDDALMEKYLSGEEITKDEIVATLRKATINNKLVVVTCGTSYKNKGVQKLLDAIVDYMPAPTDIPAIRGTNVDTGEEEDRHASDEEPFSALAFKIATDPFVGKLCYFRVYSGKMNAGDTVYNSTKDCDERIGRILQMHANHRQDLETVYAGDIAAAIGVKNTTTGDTLCDEKHPVILESMEFPDPVIRVAIEPKTKAGQEKMTIALAKLAEEDPTFKAYTDEETGQTIIAGMGELHLEIIVDRLMREFHVEANVGKPQVAYKETIRKPSDVDCKYVRQSGGKGQYGHVKIRIFPNPGEGYEFDNVTVGGSIPKEYIPAVDTGIQGAMLSGVVAGYNVVDVKVELYDGSYHEVDSSEMAFKIAGSMAFKDAMRKADPVIMEPIMKVTVTVPDEYMGDVIGDLNSRRGMIEGMDAIHGAQQIHAMVPLSEMFGYATDMRSKTQGRGQFTMEPDHYAEVPKNIADKIITARTKKDE
- the rpsG gene encoding 30S ribosomal protein S7, which translates into the protein MPRRGNIAKRDVLPDPLYNSKLVTRLVNNIMIDGKKGVAQKIVYGAFDIIKEKTGKEPLEVFEAAMENVMPSLEVKARRVGGATYQVPMEVRPERRQTLGLRWMTAYSRLRSERTMKERLAGEIMDAVNGTGGAAKKRDDTHKMAEANRAFAHYRW
- the rpsL gene encoding 30S ribosomal protein S12; this encodes MPTFNQLVHTGREVAEKKAKAPALLKGWNAKKRAAIDQNSPQKRGVCTAVKTATPKKPNSALRKIARVRLSNGMEVTAYIPGVGHNLQEHSVVMVRGGRVKDLPGVRYHIIRGTLDAQGVAKRMQARSKYGAKRPKAGKAAK
- the rpoC gene encoding DNA-directed RNA polymerase subunit beta': MEFNTLESIKIGLASPEKIREWSHGEVKKPETINYRTLKPERDGLFCERIFGPTKDWECHCGKYKRIRYKGKICDRCGVEVTRAKVRRERMGHIELAAPVSHIWYFKGIPSRMGLILDISPRMLEKVLYFASYIVTDPGDVRELQKKQLLTEKEYRDLREKYEDDFQAGMGAEAIKKLLEEIDLEKESKELKAELENATGQKRVRILKRLEVMEAFRQSGNRPEWMILDAVPVIPPDLRPMVQLDGGRFATSDLNDLYRRVINRNNRLARLLELHAPDIIVRNEKRMLQEAVDALIDNGRRGRPVTGPNNRPLKSLSDLLKGKQGRFRQNLLGKRVDYSGRSVIAVGPELKMYQCGLPKEMALELFKPFVMKRLVETGTEGNIKAARKAVERAKPEVWDALEIVIKNHPVLLNRAPTLHRLGIQAFEPVLVEGRAMKLHPLACTAYNADFDGDQMAVHVPLSSEAQAEARFLMLAAGNLLKPSDGKPVTVPTQDMILGSYWLTLDRDGEKGEGKIFKDVDEAIMAYDAKAIEIHAKIKVRRRLEINGEMRESLVDTTVGQIIFNRPIPQDLGFIDRSKPENLFKFEIDFLVGKKQLGKIIEKCIKTHGTARTSEVLDSIKAQGYKYSALSGITVAVCDATIPPQKKEILQKTEERVDMISDQYKNGFLSDAERHMAVISTWNKATDEVSDALQKNLDRYNPIFMMADSGARGSMSQIRQLAGMRGLIANTSGETIEVPIRANYREGLNILEYFISSRGARKGLTDTALRTADSGYLTRRLVDVSQDVIIREDDCGATSGLEIYDIKEGNEVIESLHERLVGRFLVEDFVDEETGEVLVSKDKMMTDADADIIVGRGVERIMIRSILGCRSKHGVCKKCYGLNLATGTEVTVGEAVGIVAAQSIGEPGTQLTMRNFHTGGIANAEDITQGLPRVEELFEGRKPKHLAIISEIPGKVTFEEIKKNRHVVVTGDDGQSKSYLIPFGSRVTVQEGQRIKAGTRITEGSVNPHDVLAISGVEAVQDYLIEEVQRVYRLQGVDINDKHIEVIVRQMMKKVRVEEAGDTDLLPSSMVEKLEFEAVNQQIRDRIAAGESNLREATCTPTLLGITKASLATDSFLSAASFQETTRVLTDAAIKGKVDPLMGLKENVIIGKLIPAGTGMKHYANVQLEKTSSEKGEEGLTNTAV